A single region of the Cricetulus griseus strain 17A/GY unplaced genomic scaffold, alternate assembly CriGri-PICRH-1.0 unplaced_scaffold_1, whole genome shotgun sequence genome encodes:
- the LOC100757289 gene encoding nucleoporin SEH1-like isoform X2, whose product MFLPRSIETDHKDLIHDVSFDFHGRRMATCSSDHSIKVWDKSESGDWQCTATWKSHNGSVWHVTWAHPEFGQVLASCSFDRTAAVWEEVIGESSKKRRGQSHWVKRTTLLDSRTSVTDVKFAPKHMGLMLATCSADGIVRIYEAPDVMNLNQWFLEHEISCKLSCSCISWNPSVSRAHSPMIAVGSNDNSPKAMAKVQIFEYNENTRKYAEAETLMTATDPVHDIAFATNLGRSFHILAIATKDVRIFTLKPVRKELTSSGGPTKFEIHMVAQFDNHNSQVWRVSWNITGTVLASSGDDGCVRLWKAIYMDNWKCTGILKHHWSTVNVGSQLGN is encoded by the coding sequence ATGTTTCTGCCACGCAGCATCGAGACAGACCACAAGGACCTCATCCATGATGTGTCTTTCGACTTCCACGGGCGCCGGATGGCCACCTGCTCCAGTGACCACAGTATCAAGGTCTGGGATAAAAGTGAAAGTGGAGATTGGCAGTGTACTGCTACTTGGAAGTCACATAATGGGTCTGTATGGCATGTGACATGGGCTCATCCTGAATTTGGACAAGTTTTGGCTTCCTGTTCTTTTGACCGAACAGCAGCTGTTTGGGAAGAAGTAATAGGAGAATCAAGCAAGAAACGTCGAGGACAGAGTCACTGGGTGAAGAGGACAACTCTACTGGACAGTAGAACATCTGTTACTGATGTGAAATTTGCTCCCAAACATATGGGTCTGATGTTAGCAACCTGTTCAGCAGATGGCATAGTAAGAATATATGAGGCCCCAGATGTTATGAATCTCAATCAGTGGTTTCTAGAGCACGAGATCTCATGTAAGCTGAGCTGCAGCTGTATTTCTTGGAACCCTTCTGTCTCTCGTGCTCACTCCCCAATGATCGCTGTGGGAAGTAATGACAACAGTCCAAAGGCAATGGCAAAGGTTCAGATTTTTGAGTACAATGAAAACACCAGGAAATACGCAGAAGCAGAAACTCTTATGACAGCCACAGATCCTGTTCATGATATTGCCTTTGCAACAAATTTGGGGAGATCTTTCCACATCCTGGCAATAGCCACCAAAGATGTAAGAATTTTCACATTAAAACCTGTGAGGAAAGAACTTACTTCTTCTGGTGGTCCCACAAAATTTgaaatccatatggtggctcagtTTGATAATCACAACTCTCAGGTCTGGAGGGTGAGTTGGAACATAACAGGAACAGTGCTAGCATCCTCAGGAGATGACGGCTGCGTGAGGTTGTGGAAAGCTATTTACATGGACAATTGGAAGTGTACTGGTATTTTGAAACATCACTGGAGCACAGTAAATGTGGGTTCTCAGCTGGGAAATTGA